A stretch of the Salminus brasiliensis chromosome 23, fSalBra1.hap2, whole genome shotgun sequence genome encodes the following:
- the septin4b gene encoding septin 4b isoform X4, translated as MAANSEVHSDCEDQDKEYVGFATLPNQVHRKSVKKGFDFTLMVAGESGLGKSTLVNSLFLTDLYKDRKLLNAEERITQTVEITKHTVDIEEKGVKLKLTIVDTPGFGDAVNNTECWKSVADYIDQQFEQYFRDESGLNRKNIQDNRVHCCLYFISPFGHGLRPLDVEFMKALHEKVNIVPVLAKADTLTPSEVKKKKIKIREEIEQYGIKIYQFPDCDSDEDEDFKQQDQELKDSIPFAVIGSNTVVEAKGKRVRGRLYPWGIVEVENSAHCDFVKLRNMLVRTHMQDLKDVTRETHYENYRAHCIQSMTRMVVKERNRNKLTRESGTDFPIPMVPGVTDTETEKLIREKDEELRRMQEMLQKIQEQMHTQKEAY; from the exons GACCAGGATAAAGAGTATGTGGGTTTCGCCACCTTGCCAAATCAGGTGCACCGCAAATCTGTGAAAAAGGGCTTTGACTTCACTCTCATGGTCGCAG GGGAGTCCGGTTTGGGAAAGTCCACTCTGGTTAACAGCCTCTTCCTCACAGACCTCTACAAAGACCGAAAATTGCTCAATGCTGAAG AGAGAATCACCCAAACAGTGGAGATCACCAAGCACACAGTGGACATCGAGGAGAAGGGCGTCAAGCTAAAGCTCACCATAGTGGACACACCAGGTTTTGGGGATGCGGTCAACAACACTGAATG CTGGAAGTCGGTGGCAGATTACATTGACCAGCAGTTTGAGCAGTACTTCAGAGACGAGAGTGGCCTGAACCGCAAAAACATTCAGGACAACCGTGTGCACTGCTGCCTGTACTTCATCTCCCCCTTCGGTCATGg CCTCAGACCTTTAGACGTTGAGTTCATGAAAGCCCTACATGAGAAGGTCAACATCGTGCCGGTTCTGGCCAAAGCAGACACGCTCACTCCCAGCGAGgtcaagaaaaagaaaatcaag ATTCGAGAGGAGATCGAGCAGTACGGGATTAAAATCTACCAGTTTCCCGACTGCGATTCAGACGAGGACGAGGATTTCAAACAGCAAGACCAGGAATTAAAG GATAGCATCCCGTTTGCAGTGATCGGCAGCAACACAGTCGTGGAAGCAAAGGGCAAGAGGGTCCGTGGCCGCCTTTATCCATGGGGCATCGTAGAGG TGGAGAACTCCGCACACTGTGACTTTGTGAAGCTGAGAAACATGCTGgtacgcacacacatgcaggacCTGAAGGACGTAACGAGGGAAACTCACTATGAGAACTATAGAGCTCACTGCATCCAAAGCATGACCCGGATGGTGGTTAAAGAGCGAAACCGCAA CAAACTAACCAGGGAAAGTGGCACAGACTTCCCCATCCCCATGGTGCCGGGAGTAACGGACACAGAGACGGAAAAACTCATCCGTGAGAAAGACGAAGAG TTGCGACGGATGCAGGAGATGCTGCAGAAGATCCAGGAGCAGATGCACACTCAGAAAGAAGCCTATTAA
- the septin4b gene encoding septin 4b isoform X3 has translation MAANSEVHSDCEMADCTVAPVAMEDSDHEADSPSDDQDSTPASPEPREVEADQDQDKEYVGFATLPNQVHRKSVKKGFDFTLMVAGESGLGKSTLVNSLFLTDLYKDRKLLNAEERITQTVEITKHTVDIEEKGVKLKLTIVDTPGFGDAVNNTECWKSVADYIDQQFEQYFRDESGLNRKNIQDNRVHCCLYFISPFGHGLRPLDVEFMKALHEKVNIVPVLAKADTLTPSEVKKKKIKIREEIEQYGIKIYQFPDCDSDEDEDFKQQDQELKDSIPFAVIGSNTVVEAKGKRVRGRLYPWGIVEVENSAHCDFVKLRNMLVRTHMQDLKDVTRETHYENYRAHCIQSMTRMVVKERNRNKLTRESGTDFPIPMVPGVTDTETEKLIREKDEELRRMQEMLQKIQEQMHTQKEAY, from the exons ATGGCAGATTGCACAGTAGCCCCTGTAGCAATGGAGGACAGTGACCATGAGGCAGACTCTCCATCCGATGACCAGGACTCTACTCCAGCATCCCCTGAACCCAGGGAGGTTGAGGCTGATCAG GACCAGGATAAAGAGTATGTGGGTTTCGCCACCTTGCCAAATCAGGTGCACCGCAAATCTGTGAAAAAGGGCTTTGACTTCACTCTCATGGTCGCAG GGGAGTCCGGTTTGGGAAAGTCCACTCTGGTTAACAGCCTCTTCCTCACAGACCTCTACAAAGACCGAAAATTGCTCAATGCTGAAG AGAGAATCACCCAAACAGTGGAGATCACCAAGCACACAGTGGACATCGAGGAGAAGGGCGTCAAGCTAAAGCTCACCATAGTGGACACACCAGGTTTTGGGGATGCGGTCAACAACACTGAATG CTGGAAGTCGGTGGCAGATTACATTGACCAGCAGTTTGAGCAGTACTTCAGAGACGAGAGTGGCCTGAACCGCAAAAACATTCAGGACAACCGTGTGCACTGCTGCCTGTACTTCATCTCCCCCTTCGGTCATGg CCTCAGACCTTTAGACGTTGAGTTCATGAAAGCCCTACATGAGAAGGTCAACATCGTGCCGGTTCTGGCCAAAGCAGACACGCTCACTCCCAGCGAGgtcaagaaaaagaaaatcaag ATTCGAGAGGAGATCGAGCAGTACGGGATTAAAATCTACCAGTTTCCCGACTGCGATTCAGACGAGGACGAGGATTTCAAACAGCAAGACCAGGAATTAAAG GATAGCATCCCGTTTGCAGTGATCGGCAGCAACACAGTCGTGGAAGCAAAGGGCAAGAGGGTCCGTGGCCGCCTTTATCCATGGGGCATCGTAGAGG TGGAGAACTCCGCACACTGTGACTTTGTGAAGCTGAGAAACATGCTGgtacgcacacacatgcaggacCTGAAGGACGTAACGAGGGAAACTCACTATGAGAACTATAGAGCTCACTGCATCCAAAGCATGACCCGGATGGTGGTTAAAGAGCGAAACCGCAA CAAACTAACCAGGGAAAGTGGCACAGACTTCCCCATCCCCATGGTGCCGGGAGTAACGGACACAGAGACGGAAAAACTCATCCGTGAGAAAGACGAAGAG TTGCGACGGATGCAGGAGATGCTGCAGAAGATCCAGGAGCAGATGCACACTCAGAAAGAAGCCTATTAA
- the septin4b gene encoding septin 4b isoform X2, protein MGHHPPREGHPFPHHGPPGVDSESEGHESPRTPGTPTFLRPPPGRRAPRELEHDPRHAVQRSLVDYSLQSPISPSRPKSPWGRFDPYDSSEDQDKEYVGFATLPNQVHRKSVKKGFDFTLMVAGESGLGKSTLVNSLFLTDLYKDRKLLNAEERITQTVEITKHTVDIEEKGVKLKLTIVDTPGFGDAVNNTECWKSVADYIDQQFEQYFRDESGLNRKNIQDNRVHCCLYFISPFGHGLRPLDVEFMKALHEKVNIVPVLAKADTLTPSEVKKKKIKIREEIEQYGIKIYQFPDCDSDEDEDFKQQDQELKDSIPFAVIGSNTVVEAKGKRVRGRLYPWGIVEVENSAHCDFVKLRNMLVRTHMQDLKDVTRETHYENYRAHCIQSMTRMVVKERNRNKLTRESGTDFPIPMVPGVTDTETEKLIREKDEELRRMQEMLQKIQEQMHTQKEAY, encoded by the exons ATGGGACATCATCCCCCAAGAGAGGGCCACCCGTTCCCTCACCATGGGCCACCCGGGGTGGACAGTGAGAGCGAGGGTCATGAAAGTCCCCGCACCCCGGGGACGCCCACCTTTCTGAGGCCTCCTCCTGGGCGCAGGGCCCCGAGGGAGTTAGAGCATGACCCTAGGCACGCCGTTCAGCGGAGCCTTGTGGACTATAGCCTACAGTCACCCATCAGCCCTTCCAGGCCCAAGAGCCCCTGGGGTCGCTTTGATCCCTACGACTCCTCTGAG GACCAGGATAAAGAGTATGTGGGTTTCGCCACCTTGCCAAATCAGGTGCACCGCAAATCTGTGAAAAAGGGCTTTGACTTCACTCTCATGGTCGCAG GGGAGTCCGGTTTGGGAAAGTCCACTCTGGTTAACAGCCTCTTCCTCACAGACCTCTACAAAGACCGAAAATTGCTCAATGCTGAAG AGAGAATCACCCAAACAGTGGAGATCACCAAGCACACAGTGGACATCGAGGAGAAGGGCGTCAAGCTAAAGCTCACCATAGTGGACACACCAGGTTTTGGGGATGCGGTCAACAACACTGAATG CTGGAAGTCGGTGGCAGATTACATTGACCAGCAGTTTGAGCAGTACTTCAGAGACGAGAGTGGCCTGAACCGCAAAAACATTCAGGACAACCGTGTGCACTGCTGCCTGTACTTCATCTCCCCCTTCGGTCATGg CCTCAGACCTTTAGACGTTGAGTTCATGAAAGCCCTACATGAGAAGGTCAACATCGTGCCGGTTCTGGCCAAAGCAGACACGCTCACTCCCAGCGAGgtcaagaaaaagaaaatcaag ATTCGAGAGGAGATCGAGCAGTACGGGATTAAAATCTACCAGTTTCCCGACTGCGATTCAGACGAGGACGAGGATTTCAAACAGCAAGACCAGGAATTAAAG GATAGCATCCCGTTTGCAGTGATCGGCAGCAACACAGTCGTGGAAGCAAAGGGCAAGAGGGTCCGTGGCCGCCTTTATCCATGGGGCATCGTAGAGG TGGAGAACTCCGCACACTGTGACTTTGTGAAGCTGAGAAACATGCTGgtacgcacacacatgcaggacCTGAAGGACGTAACGAGGGAAACTCACTATGAGAACTATAGAGCTCACTGCATCCAAAGCATGACCCGGATGGTGGTTAAAGAGCGAAACCGCAA CAAACTAACCAGGGAAAGTGGCACAGACTTCCCCATCCCCATGGTGCCGGGAGTAACGGACACAGAGACGGAAAAACTCATCCGTGAGAAAGACGAAGAG TTGCGACGGATGCAGGAGATGCTGCAGAAGATCCAGGAGCAGATGCACACTCAGAAAGAAGCCTATTAA
- the septin4b gene encoding septin 4b isoform X5 — protein MAANSEVHSDCEMADCTVAPVAMEDSDHEADSPSDDQDSTPASPEPREVEADQNSSHSKEDSEDSELENIMGHHPPREGHPFPHHGPPGVDSESEGHESPRTPGTPTFLRPPPGRRAPRELEHDPRHAVQRSLVDYSLQSPISPSRPKSPWGRFDPYDSSEDQDKEYVGFATLPNQVHRKSVKKGFDFTLMVAGESGLGKSTLVNSLFLTDLYKDRKLLNAEERITQTVEITKHTVDIEEKGVKLKLTIVDTPGFGDAVNNTECWKSVADYIDQQFEQYFRDESGLNRKNIQDNRVHCCLYFISPFGHGLRPLDVEFMKALHEKVNIVPVLAKADTLTPSEVKKKKIKIREEIEQYGIKIYQFPDCDSDEDEDFKQQDQELKDSIPFAVIGSNTVVEAKGKRVRGRLYPWGIVEVENSAHCDFVKLRNMLVRTHMQDLKDVTRETHYENYRAHCIQSMTRMVVKERNRNKLTRESGTDFPIPMVPGVTDTETEKLIREKDEEVQHLPCPANHEQPHHPETQPHPEAHTEPEPDTPPDTHPDGS, from the exons ATGGCAGATTGCACAGTAGCCCCTGTAGCAATGGAGGACAGTGACCATGAGGCAGACTCTCCATCCGATGACCAGGACTCTACTCCAGCATCCCCTGAACCCAGGGAGGTTGAGGCTGATCAG AACTCCAGCCACTCCAAGGAAGACTCGGAGGACTCGGAGCTGGAGAATATCATGGGACATCATCCCCCAAGAGAGGGCCACCCGTTCCCTCACCATGGGCCACCCGGGGTGGACAGTGAGAGCGAGGGTCATGAAAGTCCCCGCACCCCGGGGACGCCCACCTTTCTGAGGCCTCCTCCTGGGCGCAGGGCCCCGAGGGAGTTAGAGCATGACCCTAGGCACGCCGTTCAGCGGAGCCTTGTGGACTATAGCCTACAGTCACCCATCAGCCCTTCCAGGCCCAAGAGCCCCTGGGGTCGCTTTGATCCCTACGACTCCTCTGAG GACCAGGATAAAGAGTATGTGGGTTTCGCCACCTTGCCAAATCAGGTGCACCGCAAATCTGTGAAAAAGGGCTTTGACTTCACTCTCATGGTCGCAG GGGAGTCCGGTTTGGGAAAGTCCACTCTGGTTAACAGCCTCTTCCTCACAGACCTCTACAAAGACCGAAAATTGCTCAATGCTGAAG AGAGAATCACCCAAACAGTGGAGATCACCAAGCACACAGTGGACATCGAGGAGAAGGGCGTCAAGCTAAAGCTCACCATAGTGGACACACCAGGTTTTGGGGATGCGGTCAACAACACTGAATG CTGGAAGTCGGTGGCAGATTACATTGACCAGCAGTTTGAGCAGTACTTCAGAGACGAGAGTGGCCTGAACCGCAAAAACATTCAGGACAACCGTGTGCACTGCTGCCTGTACTTCATCTCCCCCTTCGGTCATGg CCTCAGACCTTTAGACGTTGAGTTCATGAAAGCCCTACATGAGAAGGTCAACATCGTGCCGGTTCTGGCCAAAGCAGACACGCTCACTCCCAGCGAGgtcaagaaaaagaaaatcaag ATTCGAGAGGAGATCGAGCAGTACGGGATTAAAATCTACCAGTTTCCCGACTGCGATTCAGACGAGGACGAGGATTTCAAACAGCAAGACCAGGAATTAAAG GATAGCATCCCGTTTGCAGTGATCGGCAGCAACACAGTCGTGGAAGCAAAGGGCAAGAGGGTCCGTGGCCGCCTTTATCCATGGGGCATCGTAGAGG TGGAGAACTCCGCACACTGTGACTTTGTGAAGCTGAGAAACATGCTGgtacgcacacacatgcaggacCTGAAGGACGTAACGAGGGAAACTCACTATGAGAACTATAGAGCTCACTGCATCCAAAGCATGACCCGGATGGTGGTTAAAGAGCGAAACCGCAA CAAACTAACCAGGGAAAGTGGCACAGACTTCCCCATCCCCATGGTGCCGGGAGTAACGGACACAGAGACGGAAAAACTCATCCGTGAGAAAGACGAAGAGGTACAGCACCTGCCTTGCCCGGCCAATCATGAGCAGCCTCACCATCCGGAAACACAGCCACATCCAGAAGCCCACACAGAGCCAGAGCCAGACACTCCCCCTGATACACACCCAGACGGGTCCTGA
- the septin4b gene encoding septin 4b isoform X1, translated as MAANSEVHSDCENSSHSKEDSEDSELENIMGHHPPREGHPFPHHGPPGVDSESEGHESPRTPGTPTFLRPPPGRRAPRELEHDPRHAVQRSLVDYSLQSPISPSRPKSPWGRFDPYDSSEDQDKEYVGFATLPNQVHRKSVKKGFDFTLMVAGESGLGKSTLVNSLFLTDLYKDRKLLNAEERITQTVEITKHTVDIEEKGVKLKLTIVDTPGFGDAVNNTECWKSVADYIDQQFEQYFRDESGLNRKNIQDNRVHCCLYFISPFGHGLRPLDVEFMKALHEKVNIVPVLAKADTLTPSEVKKKKIKIREEIEQYGIKIYQFPDCDSDEDEDFKQQDQELKDSIPFAVIGSNTVVEAKGKRVRGRLYPWGIVEVENSAHCDFVKLRNMLVRTHMQDLKDVTRETHYENYRAHCIQSMTRMVVKERNRNKLTRESGTDFPIPMVPGVTDTETEKLIREKDEEVQHLPCPANHEQPHHPETQPHPEAHTEPEPDTPPDTHPDGS; from the exons AACTCCAGCCACTCCAAGGAAGACTCGGAGGACTCGGAGCTGGAGAATATCATGGGACATCATCCCCCAAGAGAGGGCCACCCGTTCCCTCACCATGGGCCACCCGGGGTGGACAGTGAGAGCGAGGGTCATGAAAGTCCCCGCACCCCGGGGACGCCCACCTTTCTGAGGCCTCCTCCTGGGCGCAGGGCCCCGAGGGAGTTAGAGCATGACCCTAGGCACGCCGTTCAGCGGAGCCTTGTGGACTATAGCCTACAGTCACCCATCAGCCCTTCCAGGCCCAAGAGCCCCTGGGGTCGCTTTGATCCCTACGACTCCTCTGAG GACCAGGATAAAGAGTATGTGGGTTTCGCCACCTTGCCAAATCAGGTGCACCGCAAATCTGTGAAAAAGGGCTTTGACTTCACTCTCATGGTCGCAG GGGAGTCCGGTTTGGGAAAGTCCACTCTGGTTAACAGCCTCTTCCTCACAGACCTCTACAAAGACCGAAAATTGCTCAATGCTGAAG AGAGAATCACCCAAACAGTGGAGATCACCAAGCACACAGTGGACATCGAGGAGAAGGGCGTCAAGCTAAAGCTCACCATAGTGGACACACCAGGTTTTGGGGATGCGGTCAACAACACTGAATG CTGGAAGTCGGTGGCAGATTACATTGACCAGCAGTTTGAGCAGTACTTCAGAGACGAGAGTGGCCTGAACCGCAAAAACATTCAGGACAACCGTGTGCACTGCTGCCTGTACTTCATCTCCCCCTTCGGTCATGg CCTCAGACCTTTAGACGTTGAGTTCATGAAAGCCCTACATGAGAAGGTCAACATCGTGCCGGTTCTGGCCAAAGCAGACACGCTCACTCCCAGCGAGgtcaagaaaaagaaaatcaag ATTCGAGAGGAGATCGAGCAGTACGGGATTAAAATCTACCAGTTTCCCGACTGCGATTCAGACGAGGACGAGGATTTCAAACAGCAAGACCAGGAATTAAAG GATAGCATCCCGTTTGCAGTGATCGGCAGCAACACAGTCGTGGAAGCAAAGGGCAAGAGGGTCCGTGGCCGCCTTTATCCATGGGGCATCGTAGAGG TGGAGAACTCCGCACACTGTGACTTTGTGAAGCTGAGAAACATGCTGgtacgcacacacatgcaggacCTGAAGGACGTAACGAGGGAAACTCACTATGAGAACTATAGAGCTCACTGCATCCAAAGCATGACCCGGATGGTGGTTAAAGAGCGAAACCGCAA CAAACTAACCAGGGAAAGTGGCACAGACTTCCCCATCCCCATGGTGCCGGGAGTAACGGACACAGAGACGGAAAAACTCATCCGTGAGAAAGACGAAGAGGTACAGCACCTGCCTTGCCCGGCCAATCATGAGCAGCCTCACCATCCGGAAACACAGCCACATCCAGAAGCCCACACAGAGCCAGAGCCAGACACTCCCCCTGATACACACCCAGACGGGTCCTGA